The following are from one region of the Dreissena polymorpha isolate Duluth1 chromosome 2, UMN_Dpol_1.0, whole genome shotgun sequence genome:
- the LOC127867931 gene encoding uncharacterized protein LOC127867931, with translation MTKRKVGWQKKNASDEVQVLPEDDAEYTYIDDCPSINAESSNSTKKKTLVAVHVPCHSDAIVCTKQASVYESLTGDRSTDGEYASKLEITEARKQTSKNTFDAVHVPCHSDAIVCTEQASAYESLTSDRSTDGEYASKLEIHEASYQWVTVDEDAKPNEDEIEPDGSADVTAGDMYLTVVDND, from the exons ATGACAAAACGAAAGGTCGGTTGGCAAAAAAAGAACGCTTCAGATGAAGTGCAAGTCCTACCAGAAGACGATGCTGAGTATACGTATATTGATGACTGCCCttccataaacgcggaaagcAG TAATTCAACAAAGAAGAAGACACTTGTTGCTGTACACGTACCTTGCCACTCTGACGCTATCGTATGTACGAAACAGGCAAGTGTGTACGAGAGCCTAACTGGTGATCGTTCTACTGACGGTGAATACGCAAGTAAACTGGAAATAACTGAAGCAAG aaagcaaACTAGCAAGAACACATTTGATGCAGTACACGTACCTTGCCACTCTGACGCTATCGTATGTACTGAGCAGGCAAGTGCATACGAGAGCCTAACCAGTGATCGTTCTACTGACGGTGAATACGCTAGTAAACTGGAAATACATGAAGCAAG CTATCAATGGGTTACTGTCGATGAGGATGCAAAACCTAACGAGGACGAGATCGAACCAGATGGTTCCGCAGATGTGACAGCAGGCGACATGTACCTTACAGTCGTTGACAACGACTAG